The Salinispora tropica CNB-440 genome has a window encoding:
- a CDS encoding GntR family transcriptional regulator, translating into MTVDAVRGGVPEHGRVPKYFVVKNQLLNLLAELGEGALLPAERQLAVAYGVARSTLRQAISELTMEGRLRAYRGRGTFVAAPKLIQPLGLHSYTEALHAMGHQPSRRVVTVDCQPAGSSLAADLGVDATDEVVHLERVLLADDEPLGLESTYLPVRRFADLMTDFDGTGSLYQHMTDRYGIRYAEATERIETVLANPREAMLLGTNPAQPMLLMQRVSADQDGVPIERVRSLYRGDRIGFATRLIG; encoded by the coding sequence GTGACGGTCGACGCGGTTCGTGGTGGGGTGCCCGAGCATGGTCGGGTTCCCAAGTATTTCGTGGTCAAGAACCAACTACTCAACCTGCTGGCCGAACTGGGAGAGGGTGCCCTGCTGCCGGCCGAGCGTCAGCTCGCGGTGGCGTACGGGGTTGCTCGCTCCACGTTGCGGCAGGCGATCTCCGAGCTGACCATGGAGGGACGCCTGCGCGCGTACCGTGGACGCGGCACGTTCGTCGCCGCTCCCAAGCTGATCCAGCCGCTTGGCCTGCACAGCTACACCGAAGCGCTGCACGCCATGGGTCATCAGCCGAGCCGTCGTGTGGTCACGGTCGACTGTCAGCCCGCCGGCAGCTCGCTCGCGGCGGATCTGGGGGTCGATGCCACCGACGAGGTGGTGCACCTGGAGCGGGTGCTGCTCGCCGACGACGAACCGCTGGGGCTGGAGAGCACCTACCTGCCGGTGCGCCGGTTCGCCGACCTGATGACCGACTTCGACGGCACCGGCTCGCTCTACCAGCACATGACCGACCGGTACGGCATCCGCTATGCCGAGGCCACCGAGCGCATCGAGACCGTGCTGGCCAACCCTCGCGAGGCGATGCTGCTCGGCACGAACCCCGCCCAGCCGATGTTGCTCATGCAACGGGTCTCGGCGGACCAGGACGGTGTGCCGATCGAGCGGGTCCGCTCCCTGTATCGCGGTGACCGGATCGGTTTCGCCACCCGACTGATCGGCTGA
- a CDS encoding HD domain-containing protein, with translation MHLVFDTESLLGFLAGLDGVYDAPPPLGDPVDLLAHGLQCAAVLRDKHPDDLGLQLAGLVHDIGHAVGDDPDHARAGADVVRPVLGARVADLVALHVPAKRYLASTELDYELSEASRLSLARQGSAMTGEEQERFLAHPAAADAVTLRRADEAAKIVGRRVPGLDVWAPRLRTYASGV, from the coding sequence ATGCATCTCGTGTTTGACACCGAGAGTTTGCTGGGTTTCCTCGCCGGGCTCGACGGGGTGTACGACGCACCCCCGCCGCTGGGGGATCCGGTGGACCTGCTGGCACACGGGCTGCAGTGCGCGGCGGTCCTGCGGGACAAGCACCCTGATGACCTCGGGCTCCAACTGGCGGGACTGGTCCATGACATAGGGCATGCCGTTGGCGACGACCCTGACCATGCCCGGGCCGGCGCCGATGTCGTCCGCCCCGTCCTCGGCGCGCGGGTGGCGGACCTCGTCGCACTGCATGTCCCGGCGAAGCGCTACCTCGCCTCGACCGAGCTCGACTATGAGCTGTCGGAGGCGAGCCGGCTGAGCCTGGCGAGACAGGGCTCCGCGATGACTGGCGAGGAACAGGAGAGGTTTCTCGCCCATCCGGCGGCGGCCGACGCGGTGACGTTGCGTCGCGCCGACGAGGCTGCCAAGATCGTCGGGCGACGGGTGCCCGGTCTCGACGTGTGGGCGCCACGCCTGCGCACGTACGCCAGCGGTGTGTGA
- a CDS encoding ArsR/SmtB family transcription factor, with protein sequence MLVHNTLPDFEMPNEERVHLAAESFRLLADPTRIKILWALLQGESSVACLADLVGAAPTAVSQHLAKLRLAGLVHGRREGTFVYYTAADIHVRNLLDEALHHADQDLPSHRAHHDSRPTASR encoded by the coding sequence GTGCTCGTGCACAACACGCTGCCGGACTTCGAGATGCCCAACGAGGAGCGAGTCCACCTGGCCGCCGAAAGCTTCCGCCTGCTCGCCGACCCGACCCGCATCAAGATCCTCTGGGCGTTGTTACAGGGTGAATCCTCGGTGGCTTGCCTGGCCGACCTCGTCGGCGCCGCCCCAACAGCCGTCAGCCAGCACCTGGCCAAACTCCGCCTGGCCGGCCTGGTTCACGGACGCCGCGAAGGCACGTTCGTCTACTACACCGCCGCCGACATCCATGTTCGCAACCTGCTCGACGAAGCCCTTCATCACGCGGACCAGGACCTGCCCAGCCATCGAGCGCATCATGACAGCCGGCCGACAGCGTCAAGGTAG
- a CDS encoding heavy metal translocating P-type ATPase, translated as MTPPLSDTRARTDASLVRDRLAGSSAWRLREVQWASIATVLFAGGGLAQLSGAPQIVWWGLYLACYVTGGWEPGLAGLRALRDRTLDVDLLMVAAAIGAASIGQVFDGALLIVIFATSGALEAVSTHRTEQSVRSLLDLAPQTATRLTDGGEEIVVAADLAVGDVVLVRPGEHISADGEVVDGTSQANQASITGEPLPVDKLPGDEVFAGTLNGTGALTVRVNRAAADSVIARIVAMVAQASATKSKAHLFIEKVEQRYSLGMVAATLALFTIPLLAGADLQPTLLRAMTFMIVASPCAVVLATMPPLLAAIANAGRHGVLVKSAVVMEHLADGDQVAFDKTGTLTEGSPRVAVVHPVSDVDLTSADLLRLAAAAEYSSEHPIAAAIVTAAREQDLDFPPAQRFVSYPGRGVHAVVNDHAVEVGTPTLLDDDPDGAAGRLAARVQRDGHTAAVVLVDGVAAGVIGLSDRIRPAAAPTVAALSALTGRTPVLLTGDNPDAAGAVATQTGITDVYAGLLPDGKADYVQRLQTTDRRVILIGDGVNDAPAMATAHIGIAMGRSGSDLALQTADAVIVRDDLTTLPCLLALARRARRVVIANLAIAASFIVILVIWDLAGHLPLPLGVAGHEGSTVLVGLNGLRLLRKTAWRSPP; from the coding sequence ATGACCCCACCGCTGTCCGACACTCGGGCGCGTACCGATGCCAGCCTCGTTCGCGACCGTCTGGCTGGGTCCAGCGCGTGGCGGCTGCGTGAGGTGCAGTGGGCGTCGATCGCGACGGTGCTGTTCGCCGGGGGAGGTCTCGCCCAACTGTCGGGCGCACCGCAGATCGTGTGGTGGGGGCTGTATCTGGCCTGCTATGTGACCGGCGGCTGGGAGCCCGGCCTTGCCGGACTTCGCGCTCTGCGCGACCGGACCCTGGATGTGGATCTCCTTATGGTCGCCGCCGCGATTGGCGCGGCCAGCATCGGGCAGGTCTTCGACGGAGCATTGCTGATCGTCATCTTCGCCACCTCCGGTGCGTTGGAAGCGGTGAGCACCCACCGCACCGAACAGTCGGTACGCTCACTGCTCGATCTGGCCCCGCAAACCGCCACCCGCCTCACCGACGGCGGAGAGGAGATCGTCGTCGCCGCCGACCTGGCGGTCGGGGATGTGGTCCTGGTCCGCCCCGGGGAGCACATAAGTGCCGACGGCGAGGTCGTCGACGGGACGAGCCAGGCCAACCAGGCTTCGATCACCGGGGAGCCGCTGCCGGTGGACAAGCTTCCCGGCGACGAGGTGTTCGCTGGAACACTCAACGGCACGGGTGCGCTGACTGTGCGGGTCAACCGGGCCGCCGCCGACTCGGTGATCGCCCGGATCGTGGCCATGGTCGCCCAAGCATCAGCGACGAAGTCGAAGGCGCACCTGTTCATCGAGAAAGTCGAGCAGCGCTACTCGCTCGGCATGGTCGCGGCCACCCTCGCACTGTTCACCATCCCGCTGCTGGCCGGCGCCGATCTGCAGCCGACCCTGCTGAGGGCGATGACTTTTATGATCGTTGCCTCGCCGTGCGCGGTGGTACTGGCCACGATGCCCCCACTGCTGGCCGCGATCGCTAACGCGGGACGCCACGGAGTCCTGGTGAAGTCGGCGGTGGTAATGGAACACCTGGCCGACGGCGACCAGGTTGCCTTCGACAAGACCGGCACCCTGACCGAGGGCAGCCCGCGGGTCGCGGTCGTCCACCCGGTTTCCGACGTGGACCTTACCTCCGCTGACCTGCTGCGGCTGGCCGCTGCGGCCGAGTACTCCAGTGAGCACCCCATTGCCGCCGCGATCGTCACGGCTGCCCGCGAGCAGGATCTGGACTTCCCACCCGCACAGCGGTTCGTCTCCTACCCCGGTCGCGGCGTCCACGCCGTCGTCAACGACCACGCTGTCGAGGTAGGTACACCGACCCTGCTGGACGATGATCCAGACGGCGCGGCAGGACGGCTGGCGGCGCGGGTTCAACGTGACGGGCACACGGCCGCCGTTGTCCTCGTCGACGGAGTGGCTGCCGGAGTGATCGGCCTGTCCGACCGTATTCGGCCCGCCGCTGCGCCCACCGTCGCCGCGCTGTCCGCGCTGACCGGCCGGACACCGGTCCTGCTGACTGGCGACAACCCCGATGCCGCCGGCGCCGTGGCCACCCAGACCGGCATCACCGACGTTTACGCCGGATTGCTGCCCGACGGCAAGGCCGACTACGTACAACGGCTTCAGACCACGGACCGTCGAGTGATCTTGATCGGCGACGGCGTCAACGACGCCCCAGCGATGGCCACCGCGCATATCGGCATCGCCATGGGCCGCAGCGGCTCCGACCTCGCCCTGCAGACCGCGGATGCGGTCATCGTCCGCGACGACCTGACCACCCTGCCATGCTTGCTCGCGTTGGCGCGTAGAGCCCGGCGGGTGGTCATCGCCAACCTTGCCATCGCCGCATCCTTCATCGTCATCCTGGTCATCTGGGACCTTGCCGGACACCTGCCTCTGCCGTTGGGCGTTGCCGGCCACGAAGGCTCCACCGTTCTTGTCGGGCTCAACGGGTTACGACTGCTACGCAAGACCGCCTGGCGCAGCCCGCCTTAG
- a CDS encoding ABC-F family ATP-binding cassette domain-containing protein, producing MSTHTTAPVLCTGLSFAWPDGTHVLDDLSWAAREGSTGLIGRNGSGKSTLLRLIAGRLRPSSGTVHVAGSPGYLPQDLTFDPAMRVEEVLGVASVRAALHAIEAGDASEDHFTALGDQWDVEERTQAALARVGLGHIRLDRTVGEISGGEAVLLRLAALLLARPVVLLLDEPTNNLDRHARHRLYDAVTGYRGSVIVVTHDRELLERVDQIAELRTGVVRTFGGNLTAYENTIAIEQEAAERAHATARADLARQRRDLAAAQTRQARSARYGKQMYADNRLDKASAQAMKRAAQVSRGKQQAVHGQRLADAKEHLDATEDRLRDDDIIRIDLPDTAVAPHRTVLTFDRARLRTGRTVDDLRVHGPERIALTGRNGTGKTTLLHTIAGQLPPAEGEVCAHVALRYLPQRLDLLDGQRTIFVNVARLNPHATENQIRAQLARFLFKGGRADQLVDTLSGGERFRATLAALLLADPAPQLLLLDEPTNSLDMDSVGQLAQALAGYRGALVVVSHDFPFLRRIGITRWLDLDADATAESSEEE from the coding sequence ATGAGCACCCACACCACCGCACCCGTCCTGTGCACCGGCCTGTCGTTCGCCTGGCCGGACGGCACGCACGTTCTGGACGATCTTTCCTGGGCAGCCCGGGAGGGCAGTACCGGCCTGATCGGGCGTAACGGCAGCGGGAAGTCCACCCTCCTGCGATTGATCGCCGGTCGGCTCCGTCCCTCATCGGGGACCGTCCATGTCGCCGGCAGTCCCGGCTACCTGCCCCAGGACCTCACCTTTGATCCCGCCATGCGTGTGGAAGAGGTGCTGGGTGTCGCCTCCGTACGCGCCGCCCTGCACGCGATCGAAGCCGGCGATGCCAGCGAGGACCACTTCACCGCTTTGGGTGACCAGTGGGACGTGGAGGAACGCACCCAGGCTGCCCTGGCTCGCGTGGGCCTGGGTCACATCAGGCTGGACCGGACCGTCGGCGAGATCTCCGGCGGCGAAGCAGTCCTGCTGCGTCTGGCCGCCCTGCTGCTGGCCCGCCCTGTCGTCCTGCTGCTGGACGAGCCGACCAACAACCTCGACCGCCATGCTCGCCACCGCCTCTACGACGCGGTCACCGGTTACCGGGGCTCCGTCATCGTCGTGACCCACGACCGCGAGCTGCTGGAGCGCGTCGACCAGATCGCCGAGCTGCGCACCGGAGTCGTGCGCACCTTCGGCGGCAACCTGACAGCCTATGAGAACACCATCGCCATCGAGCAGGAAGCCGCCGAGCGTGCTCACGCCACCGCCCGCGCCGACCTCGCCCGGCAGCGCCGTGATCTGGCCGCCGCGCAGACGAGGCAGGCCCGCAGCGCCCGCTACGGCAAACAGATGTACGCCGACAACCGCCTGGACAAAGCTTCTGCCCAGGCCATGAAGCGCGCCGCCCAGGTCTCACGCGGCAAGCAACAGGCCGTCCACGGCCAGCGCCTGGCCGACGCCAAGGAGCACCTGGACGCGACCGAGGACCGACTCCGTGACGACGACATCATCCGCATCGACCTGCCGGACACCGCCGTTGCGCCCCACCGCACCGTTCTCACCTTCGACCGGGCCCGTCTGCGCACCGGCCGCACGGTTGACGACCTGCGGGTTCACGGGCCCGAGCGCATCGCGCTCACCGGCCGCAACGGCACCGGGAAGACCACCCTCCTGCACACCATTGCCGGACAGCTCCCGCCCGCGGAGGGCGAGGTCTGTGCCCATGTCGCGCTGCGCTATCTGCCACAACGACTGGACCTGCTCGACGGCCAGCGGACGATCTTCGTCAACGTCGCCCGCCTCAACCCGCACGCCACCGAAAACCAGATCCGCGCCCAGCTGGCCCGGTTCCTGTTCAAGGGCGGCCGCGCCGATCAGCTGGTGGACACGCTCTCGGGAGGAGAGCGCTTCCGCGCGACGCTGGCAGCGCTGCTGCTGGCCGACCCCGCTCCTCAGCTGCTGCTACTGGACGAGCCGACCAATAGCCTCGACATGGACAGCGTCGGCCAGCTTGCCCAGGCGCTGGCCGGCTACCGTGGCGCGCTTGTCGTCGTCAGCCACGACTTCCCGTTCCTTCGGCGGATCGGCATCACCCGTTGGCTGGACCTCGACGCGGACGCGACTGCGGAATCTTCCGAGGAAGAATGA